In Leopardus geoffroyi isolate Oge1 chromosome D1, O.geoffroyi_Oge1_pat1.0, whole genome shotgun sequence, a single window of DNA contains:
- the LOC123602650 gene encoding olfactory receptor 5D13-like, which yields MPLFLVFLTIYIVTVLGNLGMIMIIKVNPKLHTPMYFFLSHLSLVDFCYSTVVTPKLLENLVVEDRTISFTGCIMQFFFVCIFVLTETFMLAVMAYDRFVAVCNPLLYTVVMSQKLCSLLVGASYSWSIACSLTYTYFLLTLSFCGTNLINNFVCEHAAIAFVSCSDPYISQRVILVSATFNEISSLVIILPSYVSIFITVIKMSSTGGRHKAFSTCASHLTAVTIFHGTILFLYCVPNSKSSWLMVKVASVFYTVVIPMLNPLIYSLRNKDVKEAVKTLINVKLFFDKM from the coding sequence ATGCCACTTTTCCTGGTATTCCTGACCATCTACATAGTCACTGTTCTTGGGAATCTGGGTATGATCATGATCATCAAGGTCAatcccaaactccacacccccatgtactttttTCTCAGCCATTTATCTTTGGTTGATTTCTGTTACTCTACAGTAGTCACACCCAAACTATTAGAAAACTTGGTTGTGGAAGACAGAACCATCTCCTTCACAGGCTGCATCATGCAATTTTTCTTTGTATGCATATTCGTGTTGACAGAAACCTTCATGTTGGCCGTGATGGCATATGACCGATTTGTGGCAGTTTGTAACCCTCTTTTGTACACAGTTGTCATGTCTCAGAAGCTTTGTTCCTTGTTGGTGGGAGCATCATATTCTTGGAGTATAGCCTGCTCCTTAACATACACATACTTTTTGTTGACTTTATCCTTTTGTGGAACTAACCTCATAAACAACTTTGTCTGTGAACATGCTGCCATTGCCTTTGTGTCCTGCTCTGATCCTTACATTAGCCAGAGGGTCATTTTAGTCTCTGCCACATTCAATGAAATAAGCAGCTTGGTGATCATTCTTCCCtcctatgtttccatttttatcactGTCATAAAGATGTCTTCCACTGGGGGGCGCCACAAGGCCTTCTCCACGTGTGCTTCTCACCTGACCGCTGTTACAATTTTCCATGGGACCATACTGTTTCTGTATTGTGTTCCCAACTCCAAAAGTTCATGGCTCATGGTCAAAGTAGCTTCTGTCTTTTACACTGTGGTCATTCCCATGCTGAACCCACTGATCTACAGCCTCAGGAACAAAGATGTGAAAGAGGCAGTCAAGACGTTAATTAATGTTAAATTATTCTTTGATAAAATGTAA